The stretch of DNA CCTCAACTCGTCGAGGATGTCAAGGATGAGGACgttgaggaggaacaagaggaggacgatgatgaGGGGATggaggatgacgaggatgaggacacagaggaggacgatgaaGAATCCGAGTCTgactctgacgacgagccTGCTCCCGCTAAGCCTATCATTTCTACTGGCCCTtctgccaaggagaagcttATTGAGGCCATGTCTCTCCCCCAGGACATCAAGACTCCCACTGCCGTGCCTCCTCGTCCTGATTGGTACAACCATCAGATTGACGTGCCTGAGACCCTCGAACCCATTTCAGAGACTGACGTCGAGTCATTGAAGGATCAGGGTAtgaagctgctcaagcaggATCAAGACACATACAAGGGCAACCAGCAATCGTCGCAACAAACGTTCATGCAGCAGATGCTCACTTCCGGTACTCTGAGTGATAAGATTTCCACTTACACCCTGCTTATCCACGACTCTCCTCTGCACAATCTCAAGTCGTTCGAACAGCTCATGTACCTTTgtaagaagaagggcagAACCTCTGCTCTCCAGggtctggaggctctgaaGGACCTGTTTATCAACGCTGGTGTTCTTCCTGATCGAAAACTAAGATGGTTCAAGAACCAGCCTGTCCAGAAAAACTCGGCACCTGAGTACCTCGCCATCTGGGCTTTTGAAGACTGGCTCAAGACCCAGTACTTTGAGCTGCTTCAGATCATGGAGGGAATTTCGCACGACACTGTCACCCATCTGCGGTCTTCGGTGGTAGCCCACATTGTCGACcttctcaaggccaagccTGAGCAGGAAGTCAACTTGCTCCGACTGGCTGTCAACAAGCTGGGTGACAAGGATACCGTTGTCTGCTCTCAGACGTCATACCACCTGCTTCAGCTCATGCAGGCCCACCCTGCCATGAAGGGTATTGTAATCAACTCCATCTGGGAGCTTGTTTTCCGACCCGGCTCTGACTACCATTCCCAGTACTACTCTGCCATCACCCTCAACCAGAGTATTCTTACATCAAGGGACACTGATCTGGCCAACACTCTTGTCACCAACTACTTCCTGTTGTTTGAGAAGGTGCTAAAGGAGAACGAGGCCGATTTCGACAAGGATCTCACAAAGAAGGACGCTAAGGATACCAAGGGCAAGCATAAGTCGCGTCACAACGCCGGCAAGGGTAAGAAGGGAGGtgtcaagcagcagcagaagactGTCGAGACACAGAAGGACGAAGCTAACCAGAAACTCATCTCTGCTATTCTCTCTGGCCTGAACCGAGCGTTCCCCTTTTCTAATCTGACAGAGGCTGAGTTTTCTAAGCACATTGACTCCCTTTTCAGAATTACTCACTCTGCCAACTTCGGTACAGCCATCCAggctctgtctctcttgTTCCAAGTGTGCCAGGACGCTCAAAAGGATCGATATTACCGAACTCTCTACGAGTCCCTCCTTGATCCCCGTCTTGTTGATTCTTCCAAGCAGGGACTATACCTCAACCTGCTGTTCAAAAGTATCAAGGCTGACACCAACGTTCAGCGAGTCCAGGCCTTTGCTAAGCGAATGGTGCAAGTTGCTCTTGGATGGCTCAAGACTGGCTCAGTAGTCGGTATGGTTTACCTTCTGGGAGAAGTGAGAAAGATCTCTGGCGGTGTGGAGGCCCTCTCCAACGTTTCTACCGGCCTCGAGGAGTTTACAgatgtcaaggaggaggaagatgatggaCTCATGGTCAACATTGATACCTCTAAAAAGTCGGTGGATAGCGGCGAGTCTCAGACCCACAAGGAGGACTCTTACGATGGAAAGAAGCGTGACCCCTTGTTCGCAAACGCTAACACCACCTCTCTCTACGAGCTTCAGTTCCTTCTGAGACACTACCACCCTTCGGTGACTGCCTACGCCGAAAACTACGTCAACAGAGGCGAGTCTCTGGCCAAGCCCGATCTTGATCTGCATTCTCTGGCCCACTTCCTCGACAAGTTCGTCTACCGAAAccccaagcagcagcagaagctcaagggtAACTCTATCATGCAGCCTCtggctggtggagctgctgccaacAACCTGTTGGTCGGACTCAAGGGCTCCAACACTGCCCAGCCCGTCAACGTTCAGGAGTGGAAGGATCgaaacaaggacaaggttGCCCCCGAGGATGTCTTCTTCTATAACTACTTCCAGCCTAAGCAGCTtaaggaggagaccaagaagctgtccaaggaggatgagTACCAGGATATCGGAGGTGATTCTGAActtgacgacgacgaagtTTGGGATGCTATGGTGAAATCCCAACCCGACATTGATcccgaagaagacgacatCGATATGGACATGGACGACTTCTCTGATGACCCTGAgctcgacaagattgatgGTGAGCTCGAGGAGGGAGATTTCTCCGACTTCTCCGATTctgatctggaggaggagaagtccGAGTC from Yarrowia lipolytica chromosome 1D, complete sequence encodes:
- a CDS encoding uncharacterized protein (Compare to YALI0D15356g, similar to uniprot|Q12176 Saccharomyces cerevisiae YDR060w MAK21 protein required for 60S ribosomal subunit biogenesis, similar to Saccharomyces cerevisiae MAK21 (YDR060W); ancestral locus Anc_3.309), with product MSLETSSFSNLADKIKAKLDTANDKNSKKKDAKNAVKAENKAKNDAREAKKKEHEQRKKEEAEAMKKKAKNFNKSKFGKKEEEKVTEVKPSKTKGSDKTEKSKGSRTKSQDSSSDKSTKTKTKEFKPDSLLAEILELGGTEEDLKLVEDLSDGEDDVVVNPSNGSKIDSGDLLKFMKDIGLDGDVPQLVEDVKDEDVEEEQEEDDDEGMEDDEDEDTEEDDEESESDSDDEPAPAKPIISTGPSAKEKLIEAMSLPQDIKTPTAVPPRPDWYNHQIDVPETLEPISETDVESLKDQGMKLLKQDQDTYKGNQQSSQQTFMQQMLTSGTLSDKISTYTLLIHDSPLHNLKSFEQLMYLCKKKGRTSALQGLEALKDLFINAGVLPDRKLRWFKNQPVQKNSAPEYLAIWAFEDWLKTQYFELLQIMEGISHDTVTHLRSSVVAHIVDLLKAKPEQEVNLLRLAVNKLGDKDTVVCSQTSYHLLQLMQAHPAMKGIVINSIWELVFRPGSDYHSQYYSAITLNQSILTSRDTDLANTLVTNYFLLFEKVLKENEADFDKDLTKKDAKDTKGKHKSRHNAGKGKKGGVKQQQKTVETQKDEANQKLISAILSGLNRAFPFSNLTEAEFSKHIDSLFRITHSANFGTAIQALSLLFQVCQDAQKDRYYRTLYESLLDPRLVDSSKQGLYLNLLFKSIKADTNVQRVQAFAKRMVQVALGWLKTGSVVGMVYLLGEVRKISGGVEALSNVSTGLEEFTDVKEEEDDGLMVNIDTSKKSVDSGESQTHKEDSYDGKKRDPLFANANTTSLYELQFLLRHYHPSVTAYAENYVNRGESLAKPDLDLHSLAHFLDKFVYRNPKQQQKLKGNSIMQPLAGGAAANNLLVGLKGSNTAQPVNVQEWKDRNKDKVAPEDVFFYNYFQPKQLKEETKKLSKEDEYQDIGGDSELDDDEVWDAMVKSQPDIDPEEDDIDMDMDDFSDDPELDKIDGELEEGDFSDFSDSDLEEEKSESEKPSKKDEAAFFEEAEDEDEEGAADSDDEPALDFSDDEDNLIASDDEVTLKRKAGDDGDKKQKKKKFSDLPTFGSMDDYAQYLQSDDEDFS